The following coding sequences are from one Longimicrobiales bacterium window:
- a CDS encoding NAD-dependent protein deacetylase, producing the protein MVGDNGSLTPPDANALEAATRLLRDRRCVVLAGAGCSTESGIPDYRGTEGRLKTRSPVQYGDFVRSAEARRRYWARSAIGWSRMTTAVPNVAHKGLARLEQAGLVSGLITQNVDGLHHAAGSQEVIELHGSLAYVICLDCGERLAREVMQARLLDANPSWLGGSGTPFRASPGPDGDADLEGTSYEGFVLPSCDACRGNLKPDVVFFGENVPKPRVEQAWRMLDHADVLLVVGSSLTVYSGRRFVYRAVEREMPIGVLNLGPTRADEVAAVKVEGRLGEVVPQLVSSLGLSPA; encoded by the coding sequence ATGGTCGGAGATAACGGGAGTCTGACGCCTCCAGACGCGAACGCGCTCGAAGCGGCTACGAGACTGCTTCGTGACCGCCGTTGCGTAGTTCTGGCCGGCGCTGGGTGCAGCACTGAGTCCGGGATCCCCGACTATCGGGGCACAGAAGGGCGACTGAAGACGCGAAGTCCTGTTCAGTACGGGGACTTCGTCCGCTCGGCCGAAGCCCGGCGGCGGTACTGGGCCCGAAGTGCCATTGGATGGAGTCGAATGACGACGGCTGTTCCGAACGTGGCACACAAAGGGCTCGCCCGCCTGGAACAAGCCGGACTGGTCTCGGGGCTGATCACTCAGAACGTCGACGGCCTGCATCATGCAGCGGGAAGCCAGGAGGTCATCGAGCTCCACGGGTCACTGGCCTACGTGATCTGCCTCGACTGTGGCGAGCGGCTGGCGCGAGAGGTGATGCAGGCGCGGCTCTTGGATGCGAATCCATCGTGGTTGGGCGGGAGTGGAACACCCTTCCGCGCGTCACCGGGGCCCGATGGAGACGCGGACCTCGAGGGGACCTCTTATGAGGGTTTCGTCCTGCCGTCCTGTGACGCTTGCCGGGGTAACTTGAAGCCTGATGTGGTGTTCTTTGGCGAGAATGTCCCGAAGCCACGCGTTGAACAGGCCTGGCGGATGCTCGATCACGCCGACGTCCTTCTGGTCGTTGGATCGTCGTTGACAGTCTACTCTGGGCGACGATTTGTGTACCGAGCGGTTGAGCGAGAGATGCCCATCGGCGTGCTCAACCTTGGACCGACTCGAGCCGACGAAGTAGCCGCGGTGAAGGTCGAGGGCCGGCTCGGCGAGGTGGTGCCGCAGCTCGTCTCTTCTCTGGGCCTCTCTCCGGCGTAG
- a CDS encoding threonine ammonia-lyase: protein MPITLEDIREAAERISGKVVRTPIVLSGALSTALGANVYLKLETLQRTGSFKDRGALVKLLGMDSAARVRGVIAVSAGNHAQGVAAHAQRLGIPATIVMPEGTPFNKVRRTEAFGARVILRGDTLNAAEPFAYGIAKEHGLTFVHPYDDEEIIAGQGSVALEMLEDVPDLDAIIVPIGGGGIISGIAIAAKAIRPDIEIFGVETEVYPSMYNVLNGLDEVLGGDTIADGIAVKSPGTITREIVRRLVDEIFVVSEASIEVAVQSMLIEAKLLVEGAGATPLAALQEHHERFAGKSVALVACGSNIDPRLLSSVLLRGMSREGHLARLRISITDQTGTLAKVAQIIGDAGGNIVETYHQRMFADVSVKRAELDAVVEMRDVAHAKEIIARLVSGGFCTRQLTERAGGG from the coding sequence ATGCCGATCACCCTCGAGGACATCCGCGAGGCCGCAGAGCGGATTTCGGGTAAAGTCGTGCGCACACCGATCGTGCTGTCCGGGGCTCTGTCTACGGCGCTCGGAGCGAATGTCTACCTGAAACTCGAGACGCTCCAGCGCACGGGGTCTTTCAAGGACCGTGGTGCCCTGGTAAAGCTCCTTGGGATGGACTCGGCTGCGCGGGTGCGCGGCGTGATCGCTGTTTCTGCGGGGAACCACGCTCAGGGAGTCGCCGCTCACGCGCAGCGCCTCGGCATCCCGGCCACGATCGTCATGCCGGAAGGCACGCCGTTCAACAAGGTCCGGCGCACCGAGGCGTTTGGAGCTCGCGTCATTTTGCGTGGAGACACGCTGAACGCTGCGGAGCCCTTTGCTTACGGGATAGCAAAGGAACACGGACTGACCTTCGTTCACCCCTACGACGACGAAGAAATTATTGCAGGACAGGGGTCGGTGGCCCTCGAGATGCTCGAGGACGTGCCGGACCTCGACGCGATTATCGTCCCGATCGGAGGAGGTGGCATCATCTCCGGCATCGCGATTGCGGCAAAGGCGATTCGGCCCGATATCGAGATTTTCGGAGTCGAGACCGAGGTCTATCCGTCGATGTACAATGTGCTGAACGGCCTCGATGAAGTGCTTGGCGGAGATACGATCGCGGACGGCATCGCCGTTAAGTCGCCCGGGACCATCACTCGTGAGATCGTGCGCCGGCTCGTGGATGAGATCTTCGTTGTCAGCGAGGCGTCGATCGAAGTTGCGGTCCAGTCGATGCTGATCGAGGCCAAGCTCCTCGTGGAAGGGGCGGGTGCGACGCCTCTCGCTGCGCTACAGGAGCATCACGAGCGCTTCGCCGGAAAGAGCGTTGCTCTCGTCGCCTGCGGCAGCAACATCGATCCACGCCTGCTTTCGTCCGTCCTGTTGCGTGGCATGTCCCGAGAGGGGCATCTCGCCCGGCTGCGGATCTCTATCACGGATCAGACAGGGACCCTCGCGAAGGTCGCGCAGATCATCGGCGACGCCGGCGGAAACATCGTCGAGACCTATCATCAGCGGATGTTCGCCGACGTCTCGGTGAAACGGGCAGAACTCGACGCCGTAGTCGAAATGCGAGATGTCGCACATGCCAAAGAAATTATCGCGCGGCTGGTATCCGGGGGATTCTGTACCCGTCAGCTGACGGAGCGGGCCGGCGGCGGCTAG
- a CDS encoding PDZ domain-containing protein, producing the protein MKHSIVSALTVLTLAPATALVAQVPPSGLDAAVIRSYVWPGAASEFTAAAATLSTASWAREVDQAAMDDLAEILREGPPALDRTVPERGDSVNEMVVELASGRRVPLWVRLPSDWTPDRHWPLMFAMHGGPPGSIEAAVNSGRRMISVWAEAAEAAGWIVASPAMVDVVSRDGRTDDRLPYEIFQPEEAREVVETVRRMYRVNPDRIVSTGISLGSNFSIAYAAAYPDWLSGIVPVSTEGESREHLLRNVANTPVYVLEGSQDQNIRGVNGPRSMRDILNKFGNDLVYREFGDRAHEGFPEHYPDVLSWLDARPRQKNPTEILRVPHAGISGTSRTLHWIESRDRQGVIRAGAERHEAAVGPNEVGTTIHIEARWTSGVRIYLNDQIANLDRPVRVIANGASSVHYPTRSIEMALEIVRTRGDERLVFPVSLDVELPTGRASVAAGETLWSELAPTYSEGVLSFWEMYAVRALQERFPNVGFSGTEVGMPVDTRTTAPEQVALRVDSVSDDSPAAAAGLRRGDVLLNFGGEPFFRGRGGVTGLHHWLVRELRTHPQSYELIVWRDGERMVLTGSFSLGPYSG; encoded by the coding sequence ATGAAACACTCAATTGTCTCGGCACTCACAGTCCTGACCCTGGCACCTGCTACTGCGCTGGTTGCCCAAGTGCCCCCGAGCGGACTCGATGCGGCGGTCATTCGCAGCTACGTGTGGCCAGGCGCCGCCTCGGAGTTCACGGCAGCAGCCGCCACGCTGTCCACGGCGTCCTGGGCTCGTGAAGTCGATCAGGCCGCGATGGACGACCTGGCCGAGATCCTCCGAGAAGGACCTCCAGCTCTGGACCGGACGGTGCCTGAGCGAGGCGATAGCGTGAACGAAATGGTTGTCGAGCTCGCGTCAGGGCGACGCGTGCCCCTCTGGGTTCGTCTGCCGTCTGACTGGACCCCCGACCGCCATTGGCCCCTGATGTTCGCGATGCACGGTGGGCCCCCTGGGAGCATCGAAGCTGCGGTGAACAGTGGCCGGCGCATGATCTCGGTCTGGGCGGAGGCCGCAGAGGCGGCAGGGTGGATCGTGGCGTCTCCGGCGATGGTCGACGTCGTCTCGCGAGACGGACGAACCGATGACCGTCTCCCCTATGAGATCTTTCAGCCCGAGGAGGCTCGGGAGGTCGTTGAGACGGTACGCCGGATGTATCGGGTGAACCCAGATCGGATCGTTTCGACCGGCATCTCCCTGGGGTCAAACTTCTCGATCGCCTACGCGGCGGCTTACCCGGACTGGCTATCCGGAATCGTGCCTGTCTCTACCGAGGGAGAGTCGCGGGAGCACCTTCTGAGGAACGTTGCGAACACCCCCGTCTACGTCCTCGAAGGGTCTCAGGATCAGAACATCCGCGGGGTGAATGGCCCTCGTTCGATGCGGGATATCCTCAACAAGTTCGGCAATGATCTCGTGTATCGAGAGTTCGGGGACCGCGCTCACGAAGGATTTCCAGAGCACTATCCCGACGTGTTGAGTTGGCTCGATGCGCGCCCGAGACAGAAAAATCCGACCGAGATCCTGCGCGTTCCGCACGCAGGGATCTCGGGGACGAGCCGAACCCTTCACTGGATCGAATCACGCGACCGCCAAGGAGTGATCCGGGCAGGAGCGGAAAGACATGAAGCGGCGGTCGGACCGAACGAGGTCGGGACCACGATTCACATAGAGGCTCGATGGACCAGTGGCGTCCGTATCTACTTGAACGATCAGATCGCGAATCTGGACCGGCCCGTGCGCGTGATCGCGAACGGAGCGTCCTCGGTGCACTACCCGACCCGCTCCATTGAGATGGCCCTCGAAATTGTCCGCACCCGGGGCGACGAACGACTGGTATTCCCGGTCAGCCTGGACGTGGAACTGCCAACGGGCAGAGCCTCGGTGGCCGCCGGGGAGACGCTCTGGAGTGAACTCGCCCCAACGTACTCAGAAGGAGTTCTCTCATTTTGGGAGATGTACGCGGTCCGAGCGCTCCAAGAGCGATTTCCGAATGTGGGATTTTCCGGTACCGAGGTCGGGATGCCTGTGGACACCCGCACGACCGCACCCGAACAGGTCGCCCTTCGTGTCGACTCCGTATCCGATGACAGCCCAGCGGCTGCGGCCGGCCTTCGCCGCGGCGATGTGCTGCTCAACTTCGGCGGCGAGCCATTCTTTCGAGGCCGCGGGGGCGTCACGGGGCTCCATCACTGGCTCGTCAGAGAGCTCAGGACTCACCCGCAATCGTATGAGCTAATCGTGTGGCGAGACGGCGAGCGTATGGTTCTCACCGGCTCGTTCAGCCTGGGCCCCTACTCGGGATAG
- a CDS encoding M14 family metallopeptidase: MFRSAAPLLVGLILAVPLAGQSTGLITFDHYHTLDEIETYLEGIASRYPELVTLGVIGQSREGRPIWAVDVNNPMTGLASEKPGFYVDGNIHGGEVLGGEGALAFLDRLLAGHSAGVDLRELVDTRAFYIVPIVNPDGRAISVDTPENHRWNVRPVDEDGDGRVDEDPPEDLDGDGRILQMRIPDPDGGWVVHATDVRRMARLRGVSTDRPRYRVVGEGIDNDGDGAFNEDRVGGVDLNRNFPANWSAAQFASGPFPLSEPETHALVTYITDRPNIAAVHTFHTSGGLILRFPTLADQDWDFPESDLAAYREIAADGVAITGYENYAYQKQVIVDLMSPGHGVFNDWASKEFGVLAITTEMWAHAIGQGQDALFAWNDDVLDGTGFIGWYDYEHPDLGSVELGGWDRWSTSSPPDRLIAEEVERNVEWVLTFADKTPQVAIARLEFTRTGDSTVLSATVSNTGWMATATDHALHELEIAQPVKVRVELENAEVVTGDAEVAIGVLPGTRTGPATERTVAWSLRVIDVSAPATATVVVWSEKAGTVRSTVSVRGAREPE, from the coding sequence ATGTTCCGTTCTGCCGCGCCACTTCTCGTCGGACTCATCCTAGCCGTGCCTCTGGCTGGGCAGAGCACCGGACTGATCACCTTCGATCACTACCACACGCTCGACGAGATCGAGACATATCTGGAGGGAATCGCTTCTAGGTATCCCGAACTGGTAACCCTCGGCGTCATCGGCCAGAGCCGCGAAGGTCGGCCGATCTGGGCAGTCGACGTGAACAACCCGATGACCGGGCTCGCCTCCGAGAAGCCTGGCTTCTACGTCGACGGGAATATCCATGGGGGTGAGGTGCTGGGCGGCGAGGGCGCGTTGGCCTTCCTGGACCGACTACTTGCGGGGCACTCGGCCGGCGTGGACCTTCGCGAACTGGTTGACACACGGGCCTTCTATATAGTTCCGATCGTGAATCCGGATGGACGGGCGATCTCCGTCGATACGCCTGAGAACCATCGCTGGAACGTTCGCCCCGTCGATGAGGACGGCGATGGGCGAGTCGACGAGGATCCGCCGGAGGACCTCGATGGCGACGGCCGTATTCTTCAGATGCGAATTCCCGACCCGGACGGTGGTTGGGTCGTCCACGCGACGGACGTCCGCCGCATGGCTCGACTCCGCGGGGTGTCCACTGACCGCCCCCGCTATCGCGTAGTAGGGGAAGGAATCGACAATGATGGGGACGGTGCCTTCAACGAGGACCGTGTAGGGGGCGTCGATCTGAACCGGAATTTTCCGGCCAACTGGAGCGCGGCGCAGTTCGCTTCCGGACCGTTCCCGCTCTCCGAGCCCGAGACGCACGCGCTCGTCACCTACATCACGGACCGTCCGAACATTGCGGCGGTGCACACCTTTCATACGTCCGGCGGCCTGATTCTCCGCTTCCCGACGCTCGCAGATCAAGACTGGGATTTTCCCGAGAGTGATCTCGCTGCGTATCGGGAGATCGCCGCAGATGGGGTCGCGATTACCGGGTATGAGAACTATGCGTACCAGAAGCAGGTCATCGTCGATCTGATGAGCCCCGGGCACGGCGTGTTCAATGACTGGGCGTCGAAGGAGTTCGGAGTTCTCGCGATCACCACAGAGATGTGGGCTCATGCGATCGGGCAGGGACAAGACGCACTCTTCGCATGGAACGATGATGTCCTGGATGGAACGGGCTTCATCGGCTGGTACGATTATGAGCACCCAGACCTCGGCTCGGTCGAGCTCGGGGGATGGGATCGCTGGTCGACGTCGAGCCCTCCCGACCGGCTTATCGCAGAGGAGGTGGAACGCAATGTCGAGTGGGTTCTGACGTTTGCGGATAAGACCCCTCAGGTTGCAATCGCGCGGCTGGAGTTCACTCGGACAGGCGACTCAACCGTCCTTTCGGCGACAGTGAGCAACACCGGCTGGATGGCCACCGCGACGGACCACGCGCTGCACGAATTGGAGATCGCGCAGCCGGTAAAGGTCCGCGTCGAGCTGGAGAACGCTGAGGTGGTCACAGGAGATGCCGAGGTGGCGATAGGGGTGCTCCCCGGCACCCGCACCGGCCCCGCGACGGAGCGCACTGTGGCGTGGAGCCTCCGGGTGATCGACGTCTCCGCCCCGGCGACGGCCACGGTTGTGGTCTGGTCGGAGAAGGCGGGCACAGTGCGGTCCACGGTTTCTGTGCGCGGGGCCCGCGAGCCGGAGTAG
- a CDS encoding ATP-binding cassette domain-containing protein translates to MALLSCQSLRIAFGGPPLLEDASLQIERGERVGLLGRNGEGKSTLFKIIMGEITPDAGEVVRDSGTRISLVSQAPPSGLSGSTLEVIASGSEHMPAEEHHAARLCSILHLDPDQDFASLSGGQQRRALLGRALVTDPDVLLLDEPTNHLDLDHIDQLEAMLLRFKGSVFFITHDRAFLQKVATRITELDRGRLTSWACDYPTFLERKEELLSSEEKAWALEDQKLAKEEVWIRQGIKARRTRNEGRVRALAELRQQRSSRRDRVGQVRLKVAEGARATAKIMEAKSVSFQYESAPEGETDPTIIRDLSVEIHRGDKIGIIGPNGCGKTTLLNLLLGSLKPTNGQIKHGSRLEIAYFDQHRDQLVPNATVSDSVSEGNEYVTVGDERKHIYGYLQDFLFSAEVARQPVSSLSGGERNRLLLARLFTRPANVLVLDEPTNDLDTDTLELLEERLRTFNGTVLTVSHDRAFLDNLCTSTLVFEGGGEFKEYVGGYSDWKRTIARRGPTEATAEVGDTKAPLKQKPAAPGTRKLSNKERKLWTELPGRIEALEHELHQLQVQLSDVSFFQGPPEEIRVVTERAKKIPEEIDESFELWGELDERV, encoded by the coding sequence ATGGCCCTTCTCAGTTGCCAGTCTCTGCGAATCGCGTTCGGTGGTCCCCCACTTCTGGAGGACGCGAGCCTCCAGATAGAACGTGGCGAACGTGTCGGACTCCTTGGCCGAAATGGTGAAGGCAAATCGACCCTTTTCAAGATCATCATGGGAGAGATCACCCCGGACGCCGGGGAGGTCGTTCGGGACTCGGGCACCCGCATTTCTCTCGTCAGCCAGGCGCCACCCTCCGGCTTGTCGGGGTCGACTCTCGAAGTGATCGCGTCGGGCTCCGAACACATGCCCGCAGAAGAACATCACGCGGCGCGCCTCTGCTCGATTCTTCACTTGGACCCCGATCAGGACTTCGCATCGCTGTCGGGCGGCCAGCAGCGACGAGCACTGCTTGGCAGAGCACTCGTCACGGATCCGGATGTCCTTCTGCTGGACGAGCCGACCAACCACCTCGACCTCGACCACATCGACCAGTTGGAGGCCATGCTTCTGCGCTTCAAGGGCAGCGTGTTCTTCATCACGCACGATCGTGCGTTCCTTCAGAAGGTCGCGACCCGAATCACAGAACTGGATCGCGGCCGACTCACATCATGGGCATGCGACTACCCGACCTTCCTCGAACGGAAGGAGGAGTTGCTCTCAAGCGAGGAGAAGGCCTGGGCACTCGAGGACCAGAAGCTGGCGAAAGAAGAAGTCTGGATCCGACAGGGCATTAAGGCACGTCGCACACGAAACGAGGGGCGAGTGCGCGCCCTGGCAGAACTGCGACAGCAGCGTTCCTCTCGCCGGGATCGGGTCGGCCAAGTCCGACTCAAGGTCGCCGAAGGAGCCCGCGCGACAGCGAAAATTATGGAGGCGAAGTCGGTATCGTTTCAATACGAGTCCGCCCCCGAAGGAGAGACCGACCCGACCATCATCCGGGACCTTTCGGTCGAGATTCATCGCGGCGACAAAATAGGGATCATCGGCCCCAACGGGTGCGGAAAGACCACGTTGCTCAACCTTCTCCTGGGTAGCCTCAAGCCAACGAACGGACAGATCAAGCACGGGTCGCGACTCGAGATCGCCTATTTCGATCAGCACCGCGACCAGCTCGTCCCGAACGCGACCGTCTCGGACTCCGTCTCGGAAGGAAACGAATACGTGACCGTCGGAGACGAGCGAAAACACATCTACGGCTACCTCCAGGACTTCCTCTTTTCCGCCGAGGTCGCTCGGCAGCCTGTGTCGAGTCTGTCTGGTGGAGAGCGCAATCGCTTGCTCCTCGCTCGCCTCTTCACACGCCCTGCGAATGTTCTCGTCCTCGATGAGCCGACCAATGACCTGGACACCGATACGCTCGAGCTACTCGAGGAGCGCCTCAGGACTTTCAATGGAACAGTTCTGACGGTCAGTCACGATCGAGCCTTCCTCGACAACCTGTGCACGAGCACGCTCGTCTTCGAGGGTGGAGGCGAGTTCAAGGAGTACGTGGGTGGCTACTCGGACTGGAAGCGGACGATTGCGCGTCGCGGACCAACGGAGGCCACAGCCGAAGTAGGAGACACGAAGGCGCCCTTGAAGCAAAAGCCGGCTGCCCCGGGTACACGAAAGCTGTCCAACAAAGAGCGGAAGCTCTGGACCGAACTCCCTGGCCGCATCGAGGCACTCGAGCACGAGCTCCATCAGCTCCAAGTGCAGCTCTCGGACGTGTCGTTCTTCCAGGGACCACCTGAAGAGATCCGCGTAGTTACAGAGCGTGCTAAGAAGATCCCAGAAGAGATCGACGAATCGTTCGAGCTCTGGGGTGAGCTGGACGAGCGAGTCTGA
- a CDS encoding aromatic ring-hydroxylating dioxygenase subunit alpha, with amino-acid sequence MSSRTAFNAKTLARRYYAGEDVYEAETERIFLEHWLFAGRVSDLTEPGSYFLFEVETESVIVLRDYEGEIRAHHNVCRHRGTRLVSEPEGTLAKSIQCMYHAWTYALDGTLSGAPFMDEVEGFCKENYPLKSASLALWEGCIFVNLANEPEPFEEAFAPLIDKFASWGLDELERAHRIVYDIPANWKLVFQNYSECYHCPGLHPVLNRLTPFRNSSNDLEEGPFLGGPMRMEIEGGSMTMSGQRCAPPLGELEGDALNCAQYYTVFPNFLLSLHPDYVLIHRIDRLATDRTRIVCDWLFHPDAISAPDFDPSGAVEFWNMTNKQDWHVSELSQQGISSRAYTPGPYAELESMIAAWDREYLRALGEGGS; translated from the coding sequence ATGTCGAGCCGCACAGCGTTCAATGCCAAGACCCTCGCCCGGAGGTATTACGCCGGCGAGGACGTCTATGAGGCCGAGACCGAGCGCATCTTTCTTGAGCATTGGCTCTTCGCCGGTCGTGTTTCTGATCTAACCGAACCGGGGTCGTACTTCCTGTTCGAGGTCGAGACTGAGAGCGTCATCGTCCTGAGGGACTACGAAGGCGAGATCCGGGCGCACCACAACGTCTGCCGACACCGTGGGACGCGTCTCGTGTCGGAGCCGGAGGGGACGTTAGCCAAGTCGATCCAGTGCATGTACCACGCATGGACATACGCACTCGACGGTACGCTGAGTGGTGCGCCGTTCATGGACGAGGTCGAAGGCTTCTGCAAAGAGAATTATCCGTTGAAGTCGGCGTCTCTCGCGCTCTGGGAAGGCTGCATTTTCGTCAATCTTGCGAATGAGCCGGAACCATTCGAAGAGGCCTTTGCACCTCTGATCGACAAGTTCGCGTCTTGGGGACTCGACGAACTCGAGAGGGCCCACCGGATCGTGTACGACATCCCGGCGAACTGGAAGCTAGTCTTCCAGAATTACTCGGAGTGCTATCACTGTCCGGGGCTCCATCCTGTGCTGAACCGGCTCACGCCTTTCCGGAACTCGTCGAACGATTTGGAAGAGGGCCCCTTCCTGGGGGGGCCGATGCGAATGGAAATCGAAGGCGGCAGCATGACCATGAGCGGCCAGCGTTGCGCGCCGCCGCTCGGTGAACTGGAGGGAGATGCGCTCAACTGCGCGCAGTACTACACGGTGTTTCCCAATTTCCTGCTCAGTCTGCATCCGGACTATGTGCTGATCCACCGGATCGACCGCCTCGCGACGGACCGGACCCGGATCGTCTGTGACTGGCTGTTCCACCCGGACGCCATCTCGGCTCCGGACTTTGACCCGAGTGGCGCGGTCGAATTCTGGAACATGACCAATAAGCAGGACTGGCATGTGAGCGAGTTGTCCCAGCAGGGGATTTCATCTCGCGCGTACACCCCCGGCCCCTACGCGGAACTCGAAAGCATGATCGCCGCGTGGGACCGGGAGTATCTTCGCGCCCTTGGAGAGGGCGGTTCCTAG
- a CDS encoding thiamine pyrophosphate-binding protein, giving the protein MTVSYDNSKAVFEGIKAAGITSISALPETWLGLLLQRAEDDPDISLIQVAKEEEAVGIAAGAYFAGEPHILLMQNHGFFGAINGIVSLAQLYGIPLCMLIALRGHWGEPYPWHTRGGIVTEDVLRALTIPFEYARDPDRVGKQIQEAWTFSQSSLSPVALLLTRDLMEEDD; this is encoded by the coding sequence GTGACGGTTTCGTACGACAACTCGAAGGCGGTCTTCGAAGGGATCAAGGCCGCCGGTATCACGAGCATCTCGGCGCTCCCGGAGACCTGGCTCGGCCTTCTGTTACAGCGCGCGGAAGACGATCCGGACATCTCTTTGATTCAGGTCGCGAAAGAGGAAGAGGCGGTAGGCATCGCCGCCGGCGCCTACTTCGCGGGAGAGCCTCACATCCTGCTCATGCAGAACCACGGTTTCTTCGGAGCCATTAACGGGATCGTTTCTCTCGCGCAGCTCTACGGGATTCCGTTGTGCATGCTCATCGCCCTTCGCGGCCACTGGGGCGAACCGTACCCCTGGCATACGCGCGGCGGCATCGTCACTGAAGACGTGCTTCGGGCCCTGACGATCCCGTTCGAATACGCGCGCGACCCCGACCGCGTCGGAAAGCAGATTCAGGAAGCGTGGACGTTTTCCCAGAGTTCACTCTCTCCGGTCGCGCTGCTCCTCACTAGAGACCTGATGGAGGAGGACGACTGA
- a CDS encoding thiamine pyrophosphate-dependent enzyme: MERASCIEMLYPELEDRLVVTIMGACAQELYDLGHRENFFYLQHAMGLASSIGLGLALHRPEEKVVVLDGDGSVLMNMGGLATLARYRPKNLLHVIFDNGSLLSTGGFDSHTTQGITDLAAIARGAGIEHVDSVDSEMAFGEAAVKALERDDLSVIVAKVKAVGPDNYGMDLALPENAFRFKRFVRDRKVANG, translated from the coding sequence ATGGAACGCGCCTCCTGCATCGAGATGCTCTACCCGGAGCTGGAAGACAGACTTGTAGTAACGATCATGGGCGCTTGTGCTCAAGAGCTCTACGACCTGGGCCATCGTGAAAACTTCTTCTACCTGCAACACGCGATGGGCCTGGCATCCTCAATCGGGCTGGGCCTGGCGCTGCATCGCCCCGAGGAGAAAGTCGTGGTTCTCGACGGCGACGGATCGGTCCTCATGAACATGGGAGGCCTCGCGACCCTTGCCCGGTACCGTCCGAAAAACTTACTGCACGTGATCTTTGACAACGGCAGCCTGCTTTCGACAGGCGGCTTCGATTCGCACACGACGCAGGGAATTACCGACCTCGCCGCGATCGCCCGCGGGGCAGGCATCGAGCACGTCGATTCCGTGGATTCGGAGATGGCGTTCGGAGAAGCCGCGGTTAAAGCGCTTGAGCGCGACGACCTCAGCGTCATTGTCGCCAAGGTGAAGGCGGTCGGCCCAGACAACTACGGCATGGACCTCGCGCTTCCGGAAAACGCGTTCCGTTTCAAGCGGTTTGTTCGCGACAGAAAGGTCGCGAACGGATAG